CTTTTTGCCAGCTCTCTTACTCCTTGATTAAATGAAATGGCTAATTGAGATCGTCATAAGAAGCGCTAAGGGATTCAAAATATTGCCAAGAAAATGGGTTGTAGAGGGAACATTTGCGTGATTTGGGGGACACAGAAGGCTTAGCAAGAATTAGGAATGTTGAAAGCTAATCTGTGGGCAATTTCGGTGAAAAAATAATTTTGAAGGCACTCTCTTATTTTTTGGTGCCAAGGTAAACTCCCAGTATTGTCTCTCACTAAACTCACCTATCAGAAAAATTGCCATTAAAAAAATTCATTAAGAATTATCTTGTAAAATAACAATCATTGTTTTTTTATTAATTTTGCTAAAAAGCACGCCACAACTTTATTAAGCTTTTTTAAAGGTAAATATAAAATAGGATCAACTATGGATGTAAGCACCCGTTCTTACCAAAGTTTGTTGGAACTTCAGGACTCTCTCCTTACTAGGTTCGATGAGTCTTCTTCTTTTTCCGCGGAAAGTTTTGCCAAAGACATTGATACAGTTATTGCAAAGCTATGGAATAATCAAAATACTGCACAAAAAAGCTCTGAAGATCTTTTAAAAATGCATAAAATTACAAAAAAAATTTTCACAAAAGGACAGGGAGAGGCTATTTGGGGAAAACTTAACCCCCAAAGCAAAAGCTTTGTAAGAACTGTTCATCCCTACCTGATTTTCACAGAAGATCCAGGTACTCAGACTGATCCCGCTTCTTTAAGACGAGGATTTCCTTCCCTTTTTACGTTCCCCGACAATCAAAGTTTTAGGGTCACACTCACAGCTAGCGACAAAGTCCAATACGGTTTTAGATTTACAACTCACTACTTTTTCAGACTAGCCGATGATCCATCTACAGAACTTATTTTTTACTGGCTCAAAGACGACTCTACTTACTTTGATTATAGAGAAGGACTAGGCATTTCTAAAGGGCCTAAAGATGCTGTAAGCAAGAAGGGGCACCGAGTAATAAGAGAGGTGAATAATTCACGTCCACTAACTCTTAAACATTGGTTGAAGGCTAAGCCAACAAATGCAATGCTACAATCCGTAGCGCAACAAATTATTGAGATTTTTTATCTTGAAAGAGAGTTTGGGATAGAGCTTTATGGTGGTTATGATCGTTTGCCTTTTATTATTTTAAATAACCAAATCTATCCAAAGCTAGATTCATCCCTTGCTTTTTTCCCCGGTTGTGAATTTAGACATCCCTTAATGATAGAAAAATGCAATGACTTCAGTCGATACTTAGGAAGTCAACTTATAGCTCAATACAAAGAGTTAAAAACAGGTCCCAATGAAAATATTTTTAACGTTCTTAAAGAAGCCCATAGCAAAAAACTTATCTCAAGTGAAGACTTGCAACAAACCGACTCAATGGCTTATCAAATCGCTTATGCTTTGCAAGCAGCTCAAGAAAAAACAGGGAGGTTGATTGCAATTCCTTGGGAAAAGATTGATAGCGCAGAAGGCCTCTTTGTCTATTTAAATTTCGTAATACGATCAACAACCAAGAGAGAAGGCCTTTCTACTCAACTTTTCACTGCAGCAAAAAAATTACTTAAAAACATTCCTCGCACTAAAGGTAGATTAAAAAGAGGGCTGCTGGATAGGCCGAACCATCTAAGCCAAGAAATAGAGTCACAACTTTCCCCTTTATTTTTAAATGAGAATTCTCATAGCCCCGTTTTCGATTTGATAGACCAATTGCTTGAGGAAACTCAGAAATCCCCAGAAAAAAGTAACAAAGCATCAATTGGGATTCTGTGCTCTTTTATCAGCCAAGAATACAGAAAACAAAACACTCCCTCTAAGGATTTACTAAGGGAAAGACTCGATGAACTCAAACTTCGTATTAAAGAAGAACAGCATGAAAATTTTATTCATCAAGACATGAATATTCGCAAAGACCTAACTGCTATCCTTTATGCTATTATTATTATTGAATACTACTCAAATAAGAAAACTTCAATTATGGCTGCTCTTTATTCTTTAATTTTTGAATCCCCTTCAAATAAGAATACTTCGCTTGATGGTTTTTTAGACGATTTATTAGAAGAGATAAAAAAGCAACTTAACGAAAATACATCGCTTAAAATGGTTAGAAAACAAATAGATAAAGATGGCAGAGTAAAGGACTCTTTTTATGATCCTGTACAAACTCCAGGTGACTACTTCATCACTCTTTTTTGGCAAGATTTTCATGACCAATTGAGAAATCTTTCTGAACATAAATTTGCCCCGGACCCTCAGGGTGATTTAGCCTGTTTAAGAACTTTACATGCTGTAGCGCCATACAAGAAAGAATTCATCGGTAGGCAACTTGAAAAAGTTTTAAAGGATAATTATAAAAAAGTGTCCAGGCAAAAATTAGAAAAGGAATTGAAAAGTCGCCTTGAAAAGTTTACAAGTAACCCGTAAAATAATGCGGATTAAACTACTACCCTATTGAGGAAAATTTGGACGACATTCAAAGCATTGAAGATCAATTGGAAAACAGTGTTTTAGATTCTTTTGAAGAAATTAACTTAGATCCACCTAAGAAAGCTTCTCTTCCTGAAGAACTCTATATCTTCCCGCTTACGAGGCGTCCTTTTTTTCCGGGTATGGCTGCGCCGATTGTTATCGAACCGGGTCCTTTTTACGATCTGCTTAAAATTATTGCTCGCTCTAAAGACAAGTGTGTTGGATTATTTCTCTCTCAAAGAGAAGACAAAGACATTTATTCTGTTAAATTTGATGATCTTTACAAAACCGGTGTAATGGCACGTATTTTGCGAATTATCCCCATGGAGCAAGGGGGTGCGCAAGTTATTCTCAACATGGAAAAAAGAATTAGATTTGTTGAGAAAATCCAGGAACGCAAAAATCTAAAGGCTAAGGTCGCTTACCTCGAAGATCACATTGAAAACACCAAGGAATTGAAGGCTTATGCCATCAGTATTATCTCAACGATTAAAGAGCTCCTCAAACTAAATCCATTGTTTAAAGAAGAGTTGCAAATTTTCCTTGGCCATTCTGATTTTACAGAACCCGGGAAACTTGCCGACTTTGCCGTCGCCCTGACGACCGCTTCGCGCGAAGAGCTGCAAGAAGTCTTGGAAACACTTGATGTGCAGGGGCGTATTGATAAAGCACTCCTATTGCTTAAAAAAGAACTCGACCTAAGTATCCTGCAAAATAGCATCAACCAAAAAATTGAATCGACTATTTCTAAAGGGCAAAAAGACTTCTTTCTTCGTGAACAGCTAAAAACGATAAAAAAAGAGCTTGGAATTGAGCGCGACGATAAGACGATCGAAAAAGAAAAATATGAACAGCGTCTCAAAAGTCGAAAAGTACCTGCTGATGTTCAAAATGTGATTAAAGAAGAGATGGATAAGCTGGCTTCTTTAGAGCCTCAGTCTGCAGAATATGCAGTTTGCCGCAGCTATCTTGATTGGTTAACAATCATCCCTTGGGGTATTTATAGCAATGAAAATCATGATCTCAACAAAGCTTCTAAAATCCTCGAAAAGGATCATTATGGCCTGGAAGATATAAAACAAAGAATTCTAGAGTTTATTAGTGTTGGCAAACTATCCGGAGGGGTCAAGGGAAGCATTATCTGCTTAGTAGGCCCACCTGGGGTAGGAAAGACAAGTATTGGCAAAAGTATCGCACGATCGTTAAATCGCAAATTTTATCGCTTTTCGGTTGGAGGCATGCGTGATGAAGCAGAAATTAAAGGACACCGCAGAACATACATCGGAGCGATGCCTGGCAAACTCATCCAAGCATTAAAAACCTGCCAAACAATGAATCCCGTTATCATGCTCGACGAAGTGGATAAAATGGGTTCAAGCTATCAGGGAGACCCTGCCTCAGCTCTACTTGAAGTCTTGGATCCAGAGCAAAATGTCGAGTTTCTTGACCATTATCTAGATGTGAGATGCAACCTCTCAGATATTTTGTTTGTCGTTACGGCCAACGTTTTGGATACAATACCAGAGCCGCTCAAAGATCGCATGGATATCCTTCGACTATCTGGGTACATTCTTGAAGAAAAAATTGAGATAGCTAAAAACTACCTTATTCCACACAACAGAAAGCAAATGGGCTTAAAGGCGTCCGATATTGAGTTTAGCAAAGACGCTCTTAAGTCTATGATCAATGGCTATGCAAGAGAAGCGGGTGTGCGCAGTCTTGAAAATCATATAAAAAAGATTTTACGCAAAGTTGCAATCAAAATTGTTCGTGAACAAGACTCTCATGCCAAAGAGCAAAAAAAGGGATCTCGTAAAAAAGATCAAGAAGACCTGCTTATAGAAAGCAAAAAGCATAAAGTGACGACAAGCAACCTAAAAGAATATCTTGGCAAACCAGTCTTTACAAGCGATCGCTTCTACGAGAGGACACCGGTAGGCGTAGCGACAGGATTAGCATGGACAGCAATGGGAGGAGCAACCCTTTACATTGAAACGATTAAGGTTGCTGCAGAAAAAACGGAAATGAAGTTAACAGGGCAAGCAGGTCAAGTGATGAAAGAATCTTCCGAGATTGCTTGGAGCTATCTCCATAGCGCTCTGCATCTTTATGCTCCTGAATATACTTTTTTTGAAAAGTCGCAAGTACACATTCACATACCTGAAGGCGCTACACCTAAAGATGGCCCCTCAGCAGGAATTACCATGGTTACCGCATTATTATCTCTTTTGCTTGATACGCCTGTCCTCGATAATCTTGGGATGACCGGAGAATTAACGTTGACGGGAAGAGTTCTTCCTATAGGAGGGGTAAAAGAGAAGCTCGTCGCGGCAAGAAGATCTGGCCTAAAGACAATTATCTTTCCTAAAGAAAACTTTAGGGATTATGATGAACTTCCAGAATTCATCCGTAAAGGAGTCGATGTGCGTTTTATCGAGCACTATGATGAAGTATTGGCGATTGCCTTTCCAGATTTAGAAGTTTGAGTTTTTTATGGATGAGTCATGGAATCAAGCCTTTAAAAAAAAACTTCTAAACCCTGAAGCTATCAGTTCTTCTGTTGAGGTGATACGGAATAAAAACAAAACGATAGCCACTCTTAATGGATCATTTGATCTTTTACATGCAGGACATCTTCATATTATTTATGAAGCCTCTAAGCAAGCAGATATCCTCATCGTAGCATTAAATACGGATCGCTCCATTCAAGAATATAAGAGTCCTCAGCGCCCTCTCATCTCTTTGGAATACCGGCTGCAGATGATGGCTGCTCTTAGCTTTGTTGACTATGTCACTTGGTTTGATGAAACAGACCCAATTCATCTGCTAGCTAAAATAAAACCCGATGTGCACGTCAATGGGTCAGAATACGGAGCCAACTGCATCGAAGGTTCTACAGTGCGTCAGAATGGAGGCCATCTACATATCGTTTCCCTTATGCCTGGCTTGTCAACTACTGAGATAGTCAATAAAATTAAAGCGATCACTTAATCGAGGTAATTATGAGACTTCTTTGCACTCTAGATAATGAACAACAAGGTATCCTCCTTTCTCAATTTTTGAACGAACATCATATCGCTAATAATTATGAAGCAGAGATTAATAAAGACTGGGGAAGTGACAAATATGGTACGATTACCGCAAAAATTTGGGTGATTGACGAAGATGCTTTTGAGTCCGCAGAATATCTTTATGAGCAATTTAAAATAAATCCCCCTCAGCCAAAGCTCATTCCTAGCATTGTTGAGCCTATCAAAGAGTATGTGTCTGAGGAGAAGGAAGAAATTAAACAATACATCTCTACTAAGCAGTCTTTTATTACGGGTTACCTTTTAATTTTTTGCTGTGTTTTATTTTTTGTGGGCGAGTTAACTACTCCGAAGCATTCCTCCCCTTTGTCTTCTATCCCTTTAACTCCCCTCATTATATCTCCTGTAAAAACCCTACTGCTTTATGATTTTCCAAAGAATTATGAGCTGGTAAAAGAATTCGCAGCCCGATATGGCGTTGATGTTTTGCAAACCCCCCAAGATCTTTCTCGGTCAGCAAAAAACCTGCTTAACACCATCCAAAATACCCCTTATTGGCAAGGTTTATACGATCGGATTCTTTCCCGCGACAATGCCCCGTTAATTAACGCCCCACTTTTCGAGAAAATTCGACAAGGACAATTTTGGCGCCTTTTTTCACCTATACTTTTACATGGCGATCTTTTACACCTTTTATTCAACATGCTTTGGCTCTTTGTCTTAGGAAAACAGCTAGAGGAAAAAATAGGTTCTTTTAAGTACCTCCTGCTCATTCTTATAGCTGCTGCGTTCACCAATACCGCACAGTACATGATGACAGGTCCAAATTTTCTAGGTTTTTCAGGTGTACTTTGCGCTATGCTGACTTTTATTTGGATGAGACAGCGTAAAACCCCATGGGAAGGGTACCAACTTCAGCAATCGACTTTCTCTTTTATTCTAATTTTTGTCTTTGGCATGCTAGGTTTGCAAATAATCTCGTTTGGATTAGAGCTCTACACACAGCATCTCACAAATATCTCGATTGCCAATACAGCGCACATTTCTGGCCTTTTAATTGGGCTTCTACTAGGCAAAACCAATCTATTTACCAGGCAATCATGACAGCCAGAGATCTCATTATTTTAGGTTGCTCAAGCCAGCAACCCACCCGTTTTCGAAACCATGGAGCCTACCTTGTCCGTTGGAATGGAGAAGGCTTCCTTTTCGATCCAGGTGAAGGAACACAACGCCAATTTATCTATGCCAATGTGGCACCAACCTGCATCACGCGTATTTTCATCTCTCATTTTCACGGGGACCACTGTCTAGGATTAGGCTCCATGCTTATGCGTCTAAACCTCGACAAAGTGACTCATCCCATCCACTGCTACTACCCAGCATCCGGAAAAAAATACTTTGATCGTTTAAGGTATGGAACAATGTACCATGAGATCATAAAAGTGGTTGAACATCCTGTCCTTAAAGCAGGGGTTGTCGAAGAAGGCGAAAACTTTAAAATTGAAGCAACCTTTTTAGAACATGGGGTCGAAAATATTGGTTGGAGAATTACCGAAAAGGATACCCGCAAATTTGATGCTAAAAAGCTCACAGACCTTGGAATAAAAGGGCCCATGGTGAGCGAACTACAAGCGAAAGGTTTTATAAAGATCATGGATAAGCATATTTCACTAGATGAAGTGAGTTGGATTCGAAAAGGTGATGCTTTAGCCGTTGTGATCGACACACGTTATTGCCAAAATGCTATTGATATTGCGAAAGATGCTCGCATGCTGCTGTGCGAAAGCACCTACCTTGAAGAACATCGTGACCTCGCACGAGATCATTACCATTTAACGGCTAAGCAAGCTGCTACAATAGCTAAAGAAGCTGGAGCTCAAGAACTTATTCTTACCCATTTTTCTGCCCGCTACATGTTTTTAAAAGAATTTGAGAAAGAAGCAAGGACAATTTTTCCCAATACTCATGTTGCTGATGATCTGCTGGTTTTCCCTTTTCCCAAAAATCCCAAACAGCAGAATAGTTTTCTCAATGAATAGCTCTCTTGTTCAGCAATTCTTACACTATCTTCAATTCGTTAAAGATGCCTCCCCGCATACGCTGCGCAATTATTCCCTAGATTTAACTGAATTCATCGATTTTAAGCCTAATCAGCCCATTGATCGCAAAGTCATTAGGGAATTTTTAGCCCAACTGCATGAGGAGGGTAAAAGCAAGAGGACCATTGCACGCAAACTTTCCAGCATTAAAAGTTTTTTTAAGTTTGCTTGTATCAATAGCTTAGTGGATCACGATCCTTCAGAAGACTTAGATAGTCCTAAAATTGATAAAAAAATCCCTCCTTCATTGACATATGAACAAGTTGAGCGGCTCTTTGCACAGCCAAAAACAGATACTTATTTAGGCCTTCGAGATAGGACCATCATGGAATTATTCTACAGTTCCGGCTTGCGACTGGGGGAGCTTGTGGCCTTAAATAAGCAAGATTATGATCCTCATACTTTCTTAATAAAGCTTAAAGGGAAAGGTAAGAAGGAACGTATTGTCCCAATCACCCAAAATGCTTCTAACTGGATTCAACGCTATCTTCGTAATTCTGAACGCTACGAAATAGACAACGAAGCTCTCTTTCTTAACAAACATGGCGAAAGGCTCTCCTCACGTTCAGTCGATCGGAATTTTAAACAATATCTTAAGAAAAGTTCTCTTTCTGCAAGGATCACTCCTCACACAATTCGACATACCATCGCCACTCATTGGTTAGAAAATGGTATGGATCTAAAGACGATCCAGTCCCTTCTTGGTCATAGTTCTCTATCCACGACAACAATTTACACTCAAGTTTCTACAAAATTAAAAAGAAAAGTTCATCAAGAATCCCATCCACGTGCTTAATTAACTGATCTTAATTAAAAATTAATAATATTTATTATATAATATTTTTTTAATTTATTTGGTGAGAAATGTTTAATGTAGATCCTCCAAATTCCACCCCCGACACTTCAAAAAATTCTTCAAATTGGAAGGGATTTTCACGCCCATTGGCTATTGCCAAGCGCATTCTTTTAGAAGGATTTAGCCTTTTAGCGAATTGCCTGCCCTTCAAACGTCTTTTTAAAAAAAATTCCTCTTCACAACACCAAAAAGTAACGCGAGTCATCCAAAAGTCTCATCTTGCAACAAAGCCACAAACCAATAAATGCAGTGCCTCCCTCATAGATGAATTAATTGACGCCCTGGATAATAGAAAATCTATTGGACAAGATAGGCTTGACCGATGCCTCATCGGAAGTCAAGAACCAGACGGCTGGCTTCACGAAAAACAAGAGCCAGGACTTTGTGGAATGCATGCCGTTAATAATGCTATTGGAAAGATCATTGAGACAAAAGCAGCATTTCGCCAGAAAGTTCTCACTTTGCTTAACGAAATAGGATTTTCCGTTGATGCGATGCCAGATGGTGAGTTCGGTGTGGATGGAGAACAATTGCGCAGAATTCTAGAAGAGGGAGAGCTAGGGATCCAAACAAAAACCTCAAAGATTTCTGACTTACCGGGTTTTAAAAAAAGTAAAGCGAACGCTCTAGCTAAGCATGTAGGAAACTCTCCTTGGTTCATTCTTTATCACAATAATCCAGAACCTGTTCCGATGCCGCGATCAAGAAAAGGTAACGCTACTTACCCCATTGCAACAGGCCACTTAATTGCTGCTCGAAAGGATAATAACAACCAATGGTGGATGATAGATTCACGTAATCCTGGAATGGTAGATATCCCTCTAGTCCTTCTACAAAAAGACTTCCATTTAATCGTCCCCGAAAATATATTAATTTAGGTGTTTCTTTTATAGGTGCGTCGCTGTTTTTTAACTGGAAGAGTGGGCCTTTCTCCGATCCACTGTAATTCTTGTTTTAAGCGCTTTTCCAATTTATCAACGATCTTTAGCTCCCTCACTGTAACCAAAGAGATCACTGCTCCTTCTTTTTCAAATCTTCCTGTACGACCGGACTGGTGAAAGTAAGTATCGATATCATCAGAAAGTTCAAAAATAAAAACATGAGAAACGTGAGAGAAATCTAAACCTCGTGCAGCAACATCTGTTGCAACAAGAATTTGGACACGTTGCGTACGAAATTTGCTCGTGATAATGGTCCTCAGCGATTGCGATAAACCAGCATGTAAGAGATCGACATGCTGAAAGTGATCCTGAAGGAAACGGCATACTTCTTCTGCTTGAAACCGCGTTGCACAAAATACAATAGACTGCACAGGGTTGGATTCTTGAATTAACTTCGCCAAATAATTCAACCTTTCAAAGTGTTTGCAAAAAAGAAATTGATGGTTGATCTTTGCTGGATGAGTTTCCTGTAAAGAAATGCTCACCGGCTCCTGCATATGCTTCGAAGCAATTTCGTGAATGATTTTAGGCATTGTCGCAGAGAAAAGAAGTGTTTGATGTTTTTGGATCAAACATTGAACAATAAATTCAATGTCTTCAATAAAGCCCATACTAAACATCTTATCAGCTTCATCGAGAACAAAAATATTGACATGAGACAAGTCGATATCTCTCGAATAGATAAAATCGATTAGCCTGCCAGGAGTTGCAATTAAAAGCTGTACACCACTTTGTAGCTTAGATTTCTGCATCGCGGCATCCTCTCCCCCAAATATTGCGAAAGCTTTTACCCCCTTATACTTGCCAATCTTCTGAGCTTCTGTTGCATATTGTAGAGCTAGCTCTCTTGTAGGAACCAAGATAAGAGCTTGGATGAGAGAAGATGTAGAATCAATAAGCTGGCAAATGGGTATGGCACAAGCAGCAGTTTTTCCAGAACCTGTTTGGGCACGAGCAATAAGATCTTTTTTATTTAAAATAATAGGGATCGTCTTTTGCTGAATGGCAGAAGGACTGCTAAAATTCATTTCTTTTAAAGCTGTGAGAATAGATTCATCTAGACTTAACTCGGAAAAAACCATTACTTACTTTGGCCTCTTGTATCAAATTCAAGTTTCCACGTTTGATTATCTTCATCAAAACAGTAAAGCTCTAAAATGCCTAATTCTGTAATTTTTGATTTTAAGCGCACTTTCACGAGGGGATGTTCCAAATTATTTTGCTCTAGTCTTGTCTCGATAGAATGTAGTTCTGTCAATTCTTGCCTCCAATTTTTTACTACGGTTCCCACTTCTACCTCAACGCCAGTAGACAATGTCTTAGCAGGCAGGCTAAAGAAGCGAAAAGTTGCTGTTTCACCGAGCAGAAGGGTAAAATGGTGTTTTGGCAGCTCGCATTCAGTACCTTCTTCCATCCCAAAAGGAACTATACAGTAAGCTTTTAAGGGAGGTTCAATCCCGGGGACAGCGGGCATTGCATCTTCAATACCGATAAAATAACTATGGCTTGCCCCACCTTTAATACGCATCGTATGCCCAGCTCTTGCTAGCCCATATGCTGCTGCCCCACGGCTGACAGCGAAGTCTAAATCCGCCCCGGGAAGCTCTTTGACTTCAGGTTGGTTAAGTTGAGTTGCCCAATGGTTAAGCAATGCTAAAATTCTATTCCGAAGCTTTTCCGCTTTTAATGTTCCTCCATTAAATAGAACATAATTGGGCAAGACAAACTTTTCCATGGAAGCCTCAGGTGCTTCAGAAAGAGTAAGAAATCTTGCCAATTGTGCAGAAAGACGCGGATCTTTTACATAGGGAAGTCCAATCTGTTGGATACCATGTTGTCTCTCGGGCTTGGCATGCTCACTTGGAGCAACGATTGGAGCAAAACTTTCAATAACAATTTGCAGTACCTCGACGATGTGCAGAGTCGTTTTTATCGAGTTGCCAATCAGCTTACTTCCCCTTCCTTGTACAACTACTTCCATGGTCTCAGGAGGATCTTCAGAAAGAAACTGCTCTTTTGCTTTACGGCAGAAATGATTTAAAAAGCTAAATTGCCAATCGCTAATGGATTGCCCTGCATCTTCGAATTTCTGCTTTACGTAATAAGCGAGGGCGAGATCAAAATTATCACCACCTAACAGCAAATGCGAACCCACCGCTTTGCGATTTAGCAGTAAAGAGCCACTTTCTTCGCACACTTCAATAATACTAAAATCGGTTGTGCCTCCACCGATATCAACTACAAGGATTTGGTCCCCTACCTTTAAAAGCTTTCTCCACTCTTCTTTATGTAAATCTAGCCAAGAATAAAAGGCAGCTTGAGGTTCTTCTAATAAAGCGATTTCGGGGTATTCCACATTTTTGGCAGCCTCTAAAACGAGCTGACGGGCACTTGGGTCAAATGATGCAGGCACCGTGATCAAAATCTGCTGTTGTTGAAAAGGTTCATGCGGATTTTTAAAATCCCATGCCTCTTTTAGGTGCTTTAAGGCTTTTGCAATGGCATCCACGGGGCTTATTCTAAGGTCTTGAAATTCCTCATGCAGCGGTAAAATCTTTTCTCTTCTATTAATGGCAGAATGACTTAGCCAAGATTTTGCAGAACTAATAAGGCGGTGAGGGACTTCTTCTCCGCGATCTCTGGCAAAAGCTCCTACAAAACCATTGCTACAAGCAGCCCAACCCCTTTCTTTTTGCTCTGCCTTTAACTCATCTGACAATGGAAAATAGATGAAAGAGGGCAAGCTGAACTGCTCTTCAAAACCATTTTTTGTCAATTGAGGAATTGCAAACTGTTCGATAGGAGTCGAATTATCTGCCTCAGTATACGCAAGAGTGCAATTTGTTGTTCCTAAATCAATACCAATAATTTTTGTTGCCATTGTATTTACTTTATTTCTATTTCTGCGGGACACAGGACTTCGCTTCTAGACTCCATAGATTTAGGTAGAGAAAGTTTGTGAGCTTTCCAACCTCTATGAACAATAATACCTTTAAATGGAGGTTCAATCACTCGACCCACTAATTTGAATTTGTCCGGATCATAGCTTGCACTAATTTCTATTTCTTCGCCTTCATTTTGATCAATTAAAGGGCGAATTGTGACGGTTTCTTCAATGAGCTTAGCGCAATCTTCGTGGATTTTTCTAACAGAAGCTCCCACATCGGCATC
This genomic window from Chlamydiales bacterium STE3 contains:
- a CDS encoding Lon protease (Product derived from UniProtKB/Swiss-Prot:Q6ME13;Gene name derived from UniProtKB/Swiss-Prot:Q6ME13;EC number derived from UniProtKB/Swiss-Prot:Q6ME13) encodes the protein MDDIQSIEDQLENSVLDSFEEINLDPPKKASLPEELYIFPLTRRPFFPGMAAPIVIEPGPFYDLLKIIARSKDKCVGLFLSQREDKDIYSVKFDDLYKTGVMARILRIIPMEQGGAQVILNMEKRIRFVEKIQERKNLKAKVAYLEDHIENTKELKAYAISIISTIKELLKLNPLFKEELQIFLGHSDFTEPGKLADFAVALTTASREELQEVLETLDVQGRIDKALLLLKKELDLSILQNSINQKIESTISKGQKDFFLREQLKTIKKELGIERDDKTIEKEKYEQRLKSRKVPADVQNVIKEEMDKLASLEPQSAEYAVCRSYLDWLTIIPWGIYSNENHDLNKASKILEKDHYGLEDIKQRILEFISVGKLSGGVKGSIICLVGPPGVGKTSIGKSIARSLNRKFYRFSVGGMRDEAEIKGHRRTYIGAMPGKLIQALKTCQTMNPVIMLDEVDKMGSSYQGDPASALLEVLDPEQNVEFLDHYLDVRCNLSDILFVVTANVLDTIPEPLKDRMDILRLSGYILEEKIEIAKNYLIPHNRKQMGLKASDIEFSKDALKSMINGYAREAGVRSLENHIKKILRKVAIKIVREQDSHAKEQKKGSRKKDQEDLLIESKKHKVTTSNLKEYLGKPVFTSDRFYERTPVGVATGLAWTAMGGATLYIETIKVAAEKTEMKLTGQAGQVMKESSEIAWSYLHSALHLYAPEYTFFEKSQVHIHIPEGATPKDGPSAGITMVTALLSLLLDTPVLDNLGMTGELTLTGRVLPIGGVKEKLVAARRSGLKTIIFPKENFRDYDELPEFIRKGVDVRFIEHYDEVLAIAFPDLEV
- a CDS encoding Uncharacterized protein (Product derived from UniProtKB/Trembl:F8KVW1); the encoded protein is MDESWNQAFKKKLLNPEAISSSVEVIRNKNKTIATLNGSFDLLHAGHLHIIYEASKQADILIVALNTDRSIQEYKSPQRPLISLEYRLQMMAALSFVDYVTWFDETDPIHLLAKIKPDVHVNGSEYGANCIEGSTVRQNGGHLHIVSLMPGLSTTEIVNKIKAIT
- a CDS encoding Ribonuclease Z (Product derived from UniProtKB/Swiss-Prot:Q6ME16;Gene name derived from UniProtKB/Swiss-Prot:Q6ME16;EC number derived from UniProtKB/Swiss-Prot:Q6ME16), with amino-acid sequence MGRVPTSAIDFLFYSNFCLWHARFANNLVWIRALHTASHKYLDCQYSAHFWPFNWASTRQNQSIYQAIMTARDLIILGCSSQQPTRFRNHGAYLVRWNGEGFLFDPGEGTQRQFIYANVAPTCITRIFISHFHGDHCLGLGSMLMRLNLDKVTHPIHCYYPASGKKYFDRLRYGTMYHEIIKVVEHPVLKAGVVEEGENFKIEATFLEHGVENIGWRITEKDTRKFDAKKLTDLGIKGPMVSELQAKGFIKIMDKHISLDEVSWIRKGDALAVVIDTRYCQNAIDIAKDARMLLCESTYLEEHRDLARDHYHLTAKQAATIAKEAGAQELILTHFSARYMFLKEFEKEARTIFPNTHVADDLLVFPFPKNPKQQNSFLNE
- a CDS encoding Tyrosine recombinase XerC (Product derived from UniProtKB/Swiss-Prot:Q9Z9F7;Gene name derived from UniProtKB/Swiss-Prot:Q9Z9F7) codes for the protein MLLMICWFSLFPKIPNSRIVFSMNSSLVQQFLHYLQFVKDASPHTLRNYSLDLTEFIDFKPNQPIDRKVIREFLAQLHEEGKSKRTIARKLSSIKSFFKFACINSLVDHDPSEDLDSPKIDKKIPPSLTYEQVERLFAQPKTDTYLGLRDRTIMELFYSSGLRLGELVALNKQDYDPHTFLIKLKGKGKKERIVPITQNASNWIQRYLRNSERYEIDNEALFLNKHGERLSSRSVDRNFKQYLKKSSLSARITPHTIRHTIATHWLENGMDLKTIQSLLGHSSLSTTTIYTQVSTKLKRKVHQESHPRA
- a CDS encoding DEAD-box ATP-dependent RNA helicase CshA (Product derived from UniProtKB/Swiss-Prot:P96614;Gene name derived from UniProtKB/Swiss-Prot:P96614;EC number derived from UniProtKB/Swiss-Prot:P96614) — protein: MVFSELSLDESILTALKEMNFSSPSAIQQKTIPIILNKKDLIARAQTGSGKTAACAIPICQLIDSTSSLIQALILVPTRELALQYATEAQKIGKYKGVKAFAIFGGEDAAMQKSKLQSGVQLLIATPGRLIDFIYSRDIDLSHVNIFVLDEADKMFSMGFIEDIEFIVQCLIQKHQTLLFSATMPKIIHEIASKHMQEPVSISLQETHPAKINHQFLFCKHFERLNYLAKLIQESNPVQSIVFCATRFQAEEVCRFLQDHFQHVDLLHAGLSQSLRTIITSKFRTQRVQILVATDVAARGLDFSHVSHVFIFELSDDIDTYFHQSGRTGRFEKEGAVISLVTVRELKIVDKLEKRLKQELQWIGERPTLPVKKQRRTYKRNT